The Flavobacterium sp. 140616W15 sequence AAAGAATTGAGAAATTTAGAAAATTTTAAAGTCATTAAAGACGCATGTGCTAGAATTAACAAACTAGAGAACAAGTCGGATAATGTTTATAACAAAGCAGTTTTTGAAATTTTTGAAAACGAAACAGACGCTAAAAATATTATTAAATATAAAGAAGTGTTATCTGTTTTAGAATCTGCTACAGATAAATGTAAGAGTGTTGCAAACATACTAGAATCTATTTCTGTAAAACATTCTTAATTTCAATTCAATTTCATTCTGAAGTTATAATTTTATGACGCTACTTATAATTATTATAGTATTAGCTTTAATTTTTGATTACATCAATGGTTTTCATGATGCAGCAAATGCTATTGCTACAGTTGTTGCCACAAAAGTATTGACGCCTTTTCAGGCCGTTGTTTGGGCAGCCTTTTTTAATTTTTTGGCATATTGGGTTTTCGGTTTTGGAGTAGCAGATACTGTTGCTAAAACCGCAAATACCATGCAAATCGATCTAGTTGTTATCTTAGCAGGGGTTATTGCTGCTATTTGTTGGAACTTATTAACTTGGTGGTTCGGAATTCCTTCAAGTTCATCGCATACATTAATTGGAGGTTTTGCAGGTGCTGCTATTGCTCATGCAATTGCTGTACATGGTTTCTCAGGTTATGTTGGTGAAGACGGTACAACACAATATTGGTACGATATAGTCAGTTGGTACAAAGCAGGAAAAGATGGAGGGATGCCCTCGGGAGTCCTTATCATTGTTGCTTTTATTGTTTTGGCGCCGCTATTAGGAGCATTAGCTTCGTATCTTATCTCTATTTGGTTATTAAACTCTTCTAAGAAAAGTATTTTACCAAAATTGTTTACAATTGCTTTAATGATCTTTACAGGTATTTTCATTTATTATCAAATGATTCCTTATGAAACAATTATAGCAAACGGTGGGAAACCTCGTTTTGAATCATCTCATTTTTG is a genomic window containing:
- a CDS encoding inorganic phosphate transporter, whose protein sequence is MTLLIIIIVLALIFDYINGFHDAANAIATVVATKVLTPFQAVVWAAFFNFLAYWVFGFGVADTVAKTANTMQIDLVVILAGVIAAICWNLLTWWFGIPSSSSHTLIGGFAGAAIAHAIAVHGFSGYVGEDGTTQYWYDIVSWYKAGKDGGMPSGVLIIVAFIVLAPLLGALASYLISIWLLNSSKKSILPKLFTIALMIFTGIFIYYQMIPYETIIANGGKPRFESSHFWSVVFESHNIKWFLVGFIIYSVSAFALIFSSLNLHQADSALKKMQLLSSAAFSLGHGGNDSQKVMGIIAAAVAVYIHSNPGIHMDEWLDVVLPSDDGAFKMPAWIPLACYSAIAAGTLSGGWKIVKTMGSKITKVTSFEGVAAETAGALTLYFTEHFKVPVSTTHTITGSIIGVGLTKRVSAVRWGVTVSLLWAWVLTIPVSALLAAIIYYTLSIFI